In the genome of Rhodospirillales bacterium, the window AACAGGCCGGTCGTTCCGTCCTCGACCATGTCCGGAACGCCGCCGACCGCCGAAGCGACCACCGGCACGCCATAAGCCATGGCCTCCAGCACCGCCATCGGCGTGCCTTCGCTCACAGACGTGAGGGCGAGGATGTCGAGCGCCGCGTACACGTCCGCGATGGCGTCCACATGGCCGGCGAAGATCACGGTGTCGCGCAAGCCCAGGTCAGCGACGTGCCGCACGAGGCCATCCCGCTCCGGGCCTTCGCCGACGATCAGCAGTTGCACCCGTCGCTCGGCAACGCGGCTGCGCAGATCGGCGATGGCGCGCAACAGCGAAGGCAAGTCCTTCTCCCGGGCCAACCGGCCGACGGCGCCGATCCAGATCGCATCCGGGTCCAGATCGTACCGCTGCGCCAGTACCGAGCGCGCGCCGGCCGGCGGCAGCAGGGCGGCGTCGACATCGATGCCGTTCGGGATGGTCTCCATCCTCCCGGCGAGCGTCGGGATCCTGGAATAGGCCGTCGTGATGGGCCGGGCGCAGCCGATGACGGCGTCCGACAGCAGCGCGCCGGCGCCAACGAGAGACTTGACGTGAACGGTTTTCAACCGCGACCGACGTCCCATGCCGTGCAGGGTAAAGACGCTTCGACGGACCGCCCCCGCCGCCTTCAAGATGGGAGAGATGAAGCACGCAGCCTTGTAGGAATGGCTGTGGACGATGTCGATGCTGTCGCGACGGCACGCCGCGACAATGGTGCGCATGAGCGCCAGCGACATCGGCTGATGGATTGGATGGACGTCATAATCCAGGCCGAATGCGTCGATTCTCGCGGTCAGGCTGCGGCAGGCGGCTTCGCCGCTCCGCGCCTCAAGGATCAGGTAGAGTTTCGACAGTTCGACCACCGGCGCCAGGGCGCGGGTCAGTTCGCAGGCGACCCGCTCGGCGCCGGCATAATGTCCACTGCAGAGGATCTGGGCGACACGCACATCAGGCCTCTTTGCTGCCATGACTCGCAGCTATCATATCGCGATTGCATTAATGAGCGATATCCAACCGCCGGACGCGCCGCCCGGCCACCCGGAGACGCGTCGATTGCGCTGGCTCATCATGTCGCATACACTACTTTGAGTTGACGAACTGCATTCCGGAAGGGCCCTGCTGTTGATGAGCCGAGAATTTTGCCGACTGCTCCTGCGCTTGAGTGTGATCGCCGTCGCGGTTTCGGCACCGATCGCGGCATCGCAGGCGCTTGGCAGTGCAGGCGTCGATCCGGGCGCCAAACCAAGGTGCGCCGAAGGTTATGTGCGGGCTTATGGGTCGCGCGCGCCCTGGAACATTCCGGTCAAGGGGTTGCCGCTGGAGGACCCGGAGACGGAAGCGGACCTTGTGCGGGCGTTGCTCGCAGCGAGCGGCAATGGCGCATTGGCGATCGGCACCATCCAGAGCAACCTGGCCGTGTACCGGGCGACCGCCGACACTCCGCGCGTAGAGATCATCGCCGACAATCATCCCGAATGGGGCAACCTGCGGAGCGGACAGCGGGTGCCGTGGGATCCGCGTTGGCCGGTTTGGCTGGGGCCGGCCAGGACGGACCGCGGCGCCGTGGTGCTGGAGATGGATACCGGCCGGGAATGGAACCTGAACGGCGTGCGCGGACTGCAGGCGGACGGGCGACTGCTGGTGAGACGCGGCAACCTGGTGGTCACCTCCGGGCGCGCGCACCACCCGATCACTGCGCCGCCCGCTGACTGGCGCACCTACGAGGGGTCGATGCGAGGCCTGCGGGCGTGCGGAATCCAGACGTTCGCGATGCTGACGACCGCGGAAGAATGGCGGCAGGGCTACATCCCGCACGCCGTGCCCCTGCTCGTGCATGGCGGCCACCCGCGCGCGTACCGGGCCCCCGCGACGTCGCCCCACGGGAACAACCGCTGGAGCAACGCCGCCTTTCCGCCTCTCGGCACGCGCTACTTTCTCGACATCAGCGACGCCGAAATCGAGGCGGCCGTGCACAGCAGCCGCAAGAATGAACAAGAGTACCTGGTCGGGCTACGGGCATTCCTGGTTGCCCTTCGCGATTACGGCGGCTTTGTCTGCGACGGCAACGCGTCGAAGCACATCGGCACGTGGATAGAGACGGTCACGACTGCCGGATGGTCGTTCTCCAACCCCGGCTACGACATCTCGCCGTGGTTCAAACGCCACAATGACAGATGGCGCGCGATCGTTGCGAGCGACCGCTACCCGGCGAAGGCGCGGTCTTCTGAAGTTTGCGGTCGCTAGCGCACCGGCGCATTCAAAGACGAATGCGCGGTCGCTGCACGTAACCGTCTGATCCCGTGGCGCGGCGCCGGACGCAAGGCAGCGGATCAGGCAGTGCGCGCCTTGAGTCGGAATGACTTCTCGACGGTGGCGAGGATCTTGTCGACGCGCGCCTCCCAACTCATGTTCATCACCGCCTCCCTGCGCTGCTTGCTGCGGGCGGGCGTATCTTCCGTCAAGGCAATCTCGATCTTGGCAACGAAGTCGTCCGCACCGTGCGCGACGCCGATGCAGTGGGCGAACCGATCGATCTCGGGGTTCGAGACCGACACGATTGGCTTGCCGGTCGCCAGGTACTCCCGCAGCTTGAGGGGATTGGCGTTCATCACCTGTTGATTGCGGAGGTACGGAATGATGGCGACGTCGAACGCCTTCGCCCAGCGCGGAAGCTCGGCGTATGGCTGAGGCCCGGCAAACACGACATTGGGCAGCGCCTTGAGGGAGGACACATCGGTCGCCACCGGACCGACGATCAGGAGCGTCCACTCCGGATGACTGCGCGCGATCCGCTCCATCAGGGCCACGTCGATCCAGGCGCCGAGCATGCCGAAGAATCCGATCACCGGATGCTTGAGGCCAGCGGCGGCATCGGGCACCGGCGTTGCCGGGTCGGACGCTCGAGCGAACAGATCGACGTCGACGCCGTGGGGCGCATACACCGCAGTGGCGTTCAGCCGCTGCTTTTCCCGTAGCAGGCTCGGCGGCGCCACGAACACCTGATCGGCGACTTCGGTCAACGACGCATCCATGCGGGTCAGCGCCTCGCGATCGGCGTCGGGGAACGCAGCATAGTCGTCGATGCAGTGGTAGACGGTGAACCGTTCGCCGAGGTGGCCCGCAAGAAACCCTGGATGCGGCTGGTCGAACCAGAGGATGAAATCCTTGAACCCGACATCCCGGATCGCCTTCCGCACGGCGGCCGTGCCGAAGCATCGATTAAGCCATGGCACCACCGGCAGGGAGCGGAATGGAAGCTGGGGCACCGTAGACAGCCACATTTCGTGGCGCTTGTTGCTTTGCAGTCGTCGCGGCGGCTGCAACGACTGGCAAACCGTCCGCCCGATCTTCGCGAAGTCCTTGCCGTTGACGGATGGCCGGCGCCGTCCCGGCACTTCTACATAGAGGAGGGGAAAGCGGTCGACGAGGCGGTCCACGATGTGGTGGCCGGACGTGGAGTTACCGACAAACCAGCCGCCGCCGAAGTAGACGATGCCGCAGTCGCTGAGCTTTGACGCGCGCCGATTGCAGTGTTCCACAAGAGTCCGACGGTTGCTCCGGCTTGCGTTCAATGCATCAACACTGCCCATGATCATCGCCATAGCCTTTCATTGTTCGGTCCAGCAGTTAGAGGGCGACATCCCGGCACGGCGCCCATTCATGCATGACGGTTCCGACCGCGCTTGCCGCGCCGGTCGATGCACCTTGACGCTGCTCGAACTCTCGCGTCCGCTCGAAAACCGCCGAATGGCTCCAAACCCAACATCGCCTCCCCTGCTCCGATCTCGAATAAGTTTATCACTCAAGAATACAACTTGTATACGGTACAAAAAAACAGATCCGGGTGGTCGGAGCGGGCGCCTTGGTATTGCTCATCCGCGGTACCCATCGGCA includes:
- a CDS encoding glycosyltransferase, which encodes MAAKRPDVRVAQILCSGHYAGAERVACELTRALAPVVELSKLYLILEARSGEAACRSLTARIDAFGLDYDVHPIHQPMSLALMRTIVAACRRDSIDIVHSHSYKAACFISPILKAAGAVRRSVFTLHGMGRRSRLKTVHVKSLVGAGALLSDAVIGCARPITTAYSRIPTLAGRMETIPNGIDVDAALLPPAGARSVLAQRYDLDPDAIWIGAVGRLAREKDLPSLLRAIADLRSRVAERRVQLLIVGEGPERDGLVRHVADLGLRDTVIFAGHVDAIADVYAALDILALTSVSEGTPMAVLEAMAYGVPVVASAVGGVPDMVEDGTTGLLFPAGDVARCSDQLLALIAAPALRRRLSDCARQRVLSRYGIAQWAERHVSLYRRLLAASG
- a CDS encoding glycosyltransferase, yielding MIMGSVDALNASRSNRRTLVEHCNRRASKLSDCGIVYFGGGWFVGNSTSGHHIVDRLVDRFPLLYVEVPGRRRPSVNGKDFAKIGRTVCQSLQPPRRLQSNKRHEMWLSTVPQLPFRSLPVVPWLNRCFGTAAVRKAIRDVGFKDFILWFDQPHPGFLAGHLGERFTVYHCIDDYAAFPDADREALTRMDASLTEVADQVFVAPPSLLREKQRLNATAVYAPHGVDVDLFARASDPATPVPDAAAGLKHPVIGFFGMLGAWIDVALMERIARSHPEWTLLIVGPVATDVSSLKALPNVVFAGPQPYAELPRWAKAFDVAIIPYLRNQQVMNANPLKLREYLATGKPIVSVSNPEIDRFAHCIGVAHGADDFVAKIEIALTEDTPARSKQRREAVMNMSWEARVDKILATVEKSFRLKARTA